The Lysobacter panacisoli genome includes a window with the following:
- a CDS encoding beta strand repeat-containing protein, producing MNTKGRQGQGPCEAAGCHHATSARASGWSGTLLLLIAAFTPHDVAAQVADGTRFFQATGLADGTDDAVAIGTEAVAAGAGSSAGNSASAFGAHALATADRSVAVGTSAVSSGTDSVSIGNASQALGDRSLAIGSGSHAVGPGDIAIGYNARAEADNSTVLGEGAIVAAGAVQSTAVGAGVAVTAVESSAFGYGASITGLRGTALGFGASVSAPDAVALGAGSMADRSNTVSIGTAGAPRQIVNVAAGTQGTDAVNLDQLTAAVNGVNGAGSPYFAADGLNDGSDNASATGQFSLAAGSTSSANGPGATALGSNSTATGEAAIAVGAFANAAADQTLAVGTGAQATVIGAQAFGIGANAGADRSLAVGGGSQATGATSIAVGNEVVASGQSSVAMGYRTQASNTLTTAIGGWNDGNANGVVDANEITVASGPGAIAIGPAAQSTQQGAVAIGSNSQAIAQASTAVGTAALATGLGSAAFGFDSQATQQAALALGGGSRATATNSTAVGTLAQAQAGNTIAIGFRALAAATDSVVLGTNAQIAAAAINGISIGNNSQVNSLNGLALGTSAIVAATDPSGTAVQNGIAIGNNSRANNSDATAVGANAVANGQNSVAFGTTANAQGPQASAIGQNARAIGSNSVALGTSALAQGNVSTALGQNSTATGSLSVALGQSADATASEALAVGNNAQATAANATSLGRSANASQQGALALGADSAASAVDAFAGGRGSSAAGSGSIALGAASFAAGPGDTAIGRNARVNADQSTAVGENATIATGALQASAFGANTAVNSSQGTALGFGSSVTAANAVALGAGSVANQANTVSIGTVGAERRIVNVAAGVAPTDAVNVSQLTSVVAGNTRYFKATGLEDGTDDAQATAPNAVAAGSSSIASAQSTTAVGSFAIADAEAATAFGAVAQARGLNALAVGAFANASQDFALALGNQAQATAVSAQAFGTQANASGASSVAVGGSANASAQRAIAVGNFSSAQGADSLAIGTLAQVALAGSLGVAIGDSAAVNSANGLAVGADAIVAAVDPGGTAINNGIAIGNHSRSNNSDATAVGANAIANGQNSVAFGTAAQAIGPQASAIGQNSIAQGSNSVALGTSARALGNVSTALGQNATATGALSVALGQSADATASEALAVGNNAQATGANATSVGRSANASQQGALALGADSAASAVDALAGGRGSNAAGAGSIALGAASFAAGPGDTAIGRNARVNADQSTAVGENSTVAAGALQASTFGANTAVNASQGTALGFGTSVATQGAVALGAGSISNRAIAPGSGSIPAGSGAVDFDTTDKTLLGAVSVGTDTSYRQITNVADGTQQQDAVTLRQLQGAIGSVTSTGTMYFHANSTAGDSLSIGAESIAVGPLTVVNGDNGIGIGNAATVDIAAPGGIAMGRQSQVLLASGIAMGTQAQANAEQGVALGAGATVDHALSVAIGSASQTSVGAQTGYTAFGLATPQNSFGEVSIGSAGAERKLTNLAAGSADTDAVNVAQLRAVQITANDALLWDAAAEGGAGAFSANHLGSGPNKVVNLAAGTIDAGSTDAVNGGQIYAGLQRLAAHFGGNSLVSGNGLIDAPSYDIGGNVFNDVGSALAALNNRLDSLGGGAGADGRFTAQDATPASASGTQSVAAGSNARASADNSVALGANSVADRANTVSVGAAGSERQVANVAAGTAPTDAVNVQQMQVQSTATLNQANAYTDQRVSEIVALPMQAIEDLRGQVEDEFRHTDRRINRQGAMNAAMVHMASSAANIQTINRVSVGAGYAEGEEAMAVGYQRQINRNVNLSLGAAFSGSEQSAGVGIGVGW from the coding sequence ATGAACACGAAAGGTCGCCAGGGCCAGGGCCCGTGCGAAGCCGCAGGGTGTCACCACGCCACGAGCGCACGCGCGTCCGGATGGAGCGGGACGTTGCTGCTCCTGATCGCTGCATTCACACCGCATGACGTCGCCGCGCAGGTGGCCGATGGGACGCGCTTCTTCCAGGCCACCGGCCTGGCCGATGGGACCGACGATGCCGTCGCCATCGGGACCGAGGCGGTCGCGGCCGGCGCCGGCAGCAGTGCAGGCAACTCCGCCAGCGCATTCGGCGCCCACGCGCTTGCCACGGCTGATCGCTCCGTCGCGGTCGGCACGAGCGCGGTGTCGTCGGGCACGGACAGCGTATCGATAGGCAATGCCAGCCAGGCGTTGGGCGACCGTTCGCTGGCGATCGGCAGTGGAAGCCATGCCGTCGGCCCGGGCGACATCGCCATCGGCTACAACGCGCGTGCAGAAGCCGACAACAGTACGGTGCTGGGCGAAGGTGCGATCGTCGCCGCTGGCGCGGTGCAGTCCACCGCGGTCGGTGCCGGCGTCGCCGTGACCGCGGTGGAAAGCTCCGCCTTCGGTTACGGTGCGAGCATCACCGGCCTGCGCGGCACGGCGCTCGGCTTCGGTGCGAGCGTGTCGGCGCCGGATGCGGTCGCATTGGGCGCCGGTTCGATGGCCGACCGCAGCAATACGGTGTCCATCGGCACCGCGGGTGCGCCGCGCCAGATCGTCAACGTGGCAGCCGGCACCCAGGGCACGGATGCGGTCAACCTCGACCAGCTCACAGCCGCGGTGAACGGCGTGAACGGTGCCGGTTCTCCTTACTTCGCCGCCGACGGACTGAACGACGGCAGCGATAACGCGTCGGCGACGGGGCAGTTCAGCCTCGCCGCGGGCAGCACGTCCAGCGCCAACGGCCCGGGTGCCACTGCGCTGGGTTCCAACAGCACCGCCACGGGCGAGGCGGCCATCGCGGTCGGCGCGTTCGCCAATGCGGCCGCCGATCAGACACTCGCCGTCGGTACCGGCGCGCAGGCGACGGTGATCGGTGCACAGGCGTTCGGCATCGGTGCCAATGCCGGCGCGGACCGCAGCCTTGCGGTCGGCGGCGGATCGCAGGCGACTGGCGCGACGAGCATCGCGGTCGGCAACGAAGTGGTCGCCAGCGGACAGAGCAGCGTCGCGATGGGCTACCGCACGCAGGCCAGCAACACGCTGACCACGGCCATCGGCGGCTGGAACGACGGCAATGCGAATGGTGTCGTGGACGCCAACGAGATCACCGTGGCGTCGGGCCCGGGTGCGATCGCGATCGGCCCGGCGGCGCAATCGACGCAACAGGGGGCGGTGGCGATCGGTTCGAACAGCCAGGCCATCGCGCAGGCGAGTACGGCCGTGGGTACGGCTGCGCTTGCCACGGGGCTGGGCAGCGCGGCGTTCGGGTTCGATTCCCAGGCGACACAGCAGGCCGCACTGGCGCTCGGCGGCGGTTCGCGCGCGACCGCGACCAACAGCACGGCGGTAGGCACGCTGGCGCAGGCACAGGCGGGCAACACCATCGCCATTGGCTTCCGGGCATTGGCGGCGGCCACCGACAGCGTGGTGCTCGGCACCAACGCGCAGATCGCCGCGGCAGCCATCAACGGCATTTCGATAGGCAACAACAGCCAGGTGAATTCGCTCAACGGACTGGCGCTGGGTACGAGCGCGATAGTTGCCGCCACCGATCCCAGCGGCACCGCCGTGCAGAACGGGATAGCGATAGGCAACAACAGTCGCGCCAACAACTCAGACGCGACCGCGGTCGGCGCGAACGCCGTGGCCAACGGGCAGAACAGCGTCGCCTTCGGCACCACGGCGAACGCGCAGGGACCGCAGGCCAGCGCCATCGGACAGAACGCGCGCGCGATCGGCAGCAATTCGGTCGCGCTCGGAACCTCCGCACTCGCGCAAGGCAACGTGAGCACCGCGCTCGGACAGAACTCCACCGCGACCGGATCGCTCAGCGTCGCGCTCGGGCAGTCGGCCGACGCGACCGCGAGCGAAGCGCTGGCGGTTGGCAACAACGCGCAGGCGACTGCGGCGAATGCGACTTCGCTCGGACGCAGCGCGAACGCGTCGCAGCAAGGTGCGCTCGCGCTCGGTGCCGATTCGGCCGCCAGCGCCGTCGATGCGTTCGCCGGCGGACGCGGCAGCAGCGCGGCCGGTTCGGGCAGTATCGCGCTGGGCGCGGCGAGTTTCGCCGCCGGTCCCGGCGACACCGCCATCGGCCGCAACGCGCGTGTGAATGCCGACCAGAGCACCGCGGTCGGCGAGAACGCCACGATCGCCACGGGCGCACTGCAGGCATCGGCGTTCGGCGCGAACACGGCGGTGAACTCATCGCAGGGAACCGCGCTCGGATTCGGCAGCAGCGTCACCGCAGCCAATGCGGTCGCACTCGGTGCGGGCAGCGTGGCCAACCAGGCCAATACCGTATCGATCGGTACCGTGGGTGCGGAACGTCGCATCGTCAACGTCGCGGCAGGCGTCGCGCCGACCGATGCGGTCAACGTCAGCCAGCTCACTTCGGTCGTCGCCGGCAACACGCGCTACTTCAAGGCGACCGGGCTGGAGGATGGCACCGATGACGCGCAGGCGACCGCACCCAATGCAGTGGCTGCGGGCAGCTCGTCGATCGCGAGTGCGCAGTCGACGACGGCGGTGGGATCGTTCGCGATTGCCGATGCCGAAGCCGCCACCGCGTTTGGTGCGGTGGCGCAGGCGCGCGGACTCAACGCGCTCGCGGTCGGCGCCTTCGCCAATGCGAGCCAGGATTTCGCGCTGGCACTGGGCAATCAGGCGCAGGCGACCGCGGTGAGCGCGCAGGCGTTCGGCACGCAGGCCAATGCGAGCGGCGCCTCGAGCGTGGCCGTCGGTGGAAGCGCGAACGCGTCGGCACAGCGCGCCATCGCCGTCGGCAATTTCTCCAGCGCGCAAGGCGCCGATTCGCTCGCCATCGGCACGCTCGCGCAGGTCGCGCTTGCCGGCAGCCTTGGCGTCGCCATCGGTGACAGTGCGGCGGTCAATTCGGCCAACGGTCTGGCCGTCGGTGCCGACGCCATCGTCGCGGCGGTCGATCCCGGCGGCACGGCGATCAACAACGGCATCGCCATCGGCAACCACAGCCGTTCGAACAATTCCGACGCGACCGCAGTCGGTGCGAACGCCATCGCGAACGGCCAGAACAGCGTCGCCTTCGGCACCGCCGCGCAAGCGATCGGTCCGCAGGCCAGCGCCATCGGCCAGAACAGCATCGCGCAGGGCAGCAACTCGGTCGCGCTGGGCACGTCGGCGCGGGCACTGGGCAACGTCAGCACCGCGTTGGGGCAGAACGCCACGGCGACCGGCGCATTGAGCGTGGCGCTCGGCCAATCCGCCGATGCGACCGCGAGCGAAGCGCTGGCGGTGGGCAACAACGCGCAGGCGACGGGCGCGAACGCGACCTCGGTCGGGCGCAGCGCGAACGCGTCGCAGCAGGGCGCGCTCGCGCTCGGTGCAGACTCCGCCGCCAGCGCGGTGGACGCGCTCGCCGGCGGACGCGGCAGCAACGCGGCCGGTGCGGGCAGCATCGCGCTGGGCGCGGCGAGTTTCGCCGCCGGTCCCGGCGATACCGCCATAGGCCGCAACGCGCGCGTGAATGCCGACCAGAGCACCGCAGTCGGCGAGAACAGCACGGTTGCCGCCGGCGCATTGCAGGCGTCGACGTTCGGCGCGAACACGGCGGTGAACGCCTCGCAGGGCACCGCGCTCGGCTTCGGCACCAGCGTGGCGACGCAGGGCGCGGTCGCGCTCGGTGCGGGCTCGATCTCCAACCGTGCCATCGCGCCGGGCAGCGGTTCCATTCCGGCCGGTTCGGGCGCCGTTGATTTCGACACCACCGACAAGACGCTGCTCGGCGCGGTGTCGGTCGGCACCGACACCAGCTATCGGCAGATCACCAACGTCGCCGACGGCACGCAGCAGCAGGACGCAGTGACGCTGCGGCAGTTGCAGGGTGCGATCGGTTCGGTCACCAGCACCGGCACGATGTACTTCCATGCCAATTCGACGGCCGGCGATTCGCTCTCGATCGGCGCGGAGTCCATCGCGGTCGGACCGCTCACGGTGGTCAACGGCGACAACGGCATCGGCATCGGCAATGCGGCGACGGTCGACATCGCCGCGCCGGGCGGCATCGCGATGGGACGCCAATCGCAGGTGCTGCTGGCTTCGGGTATCGCGATGGGCACGCAGGCGCAGGCCAATGCGGAGCAGGGCGTCGCGCTCGGCGCGGGTGCCACGGTCGATCACGCATTGAGCGTGGCCATCGGTTCCGCGTCACAGACCAGCGTGGGTGCGCAGACGGGTTACACCGCGTTCGGCCTGGCGACGCCGCAGAATTCCTTCGGCGAAGTGTCCATCGGCAGCGCCGGTGCGGAGCGCAAGCTCACGAACCTCGCCGCCGGCAGCGCCGACACGGACGCGGTCAACGTCGCGCAGCTGCGCGCGGTGCAGATCACCGCCAACGACGCGCTGCTGTGGGATGCGGCCGCGGAAGGCGGCGCGGGCGCGTTCAGCGCGAACCATCTTGGCAGCGGGCCAAACAAGGTCGTGAACCTTGCTGCCGGTACGATCGATGCCGGCAGCACGGATGCGGTCAACGGTGGACAGATCTATGCGGGCTTGCAGCGACTCGCCGCGCATTTCGGCGGTAACTCGCTTGTCAGCGGCAACGGCCTGATCGATGCGCCGAGTTACGACATCGGCGGCAACGTGTTCAACGATGTCGGCAGCGCGCTGGCGGCGCTGAACAACCGGCTCGATTCACTCGGAGGAGGGGCGGGTGCGGATGGACGCTTCACCGCGCAGGACGCGACGCCGGCCAGTGCCAGCGGCACGCAGTCGGTCGCGGCGGGCAGCAACGCGCGGGCGAGTGCGGACAACAGCGTCGCGCTTGGTGCGAATTCGGTGGCTGATCGCGCCAACACGGTCTCGGTGGGCGCGGCTGGCAGCGAGCGCCAGGTCGCCAACGTCGCCGCCGGCACCGCGCCGACGGATGCGGTCAACGTGCAGCAGATGCAGGTGCAATCCACGGCCACGCTCAACCAGGCCAATGCCTACACCGACCAGCGCGTGAGCGAGATCGTCGCGCTGCCGATGCAGGCCATCGAAGACCTGCGCGGCCAGGTCGAGGACGAGTTCCGCCATACCGATCGCCGTATCAACCGGCAGGGCGCGATGAACGCGGCGATGGTCCACATGGCCTCGAGCGCGGCGAACATCCAGACGATCAACCGCGTGTCGGTCGGCGCGGGCTATGCCGAAGGCGAGGAAGCGATGGCCGTGGGCTACCAACGCCAGATCAATCGCAACGTGAACCTGTCGCTGGGCGCGGCGTTCAGCGGCAGCGAGCAGTCGGCCGGCGTGGGCATCGGCGTCGGCTGGTGA
- a CDS encoding class I SAM-dependent methyltransferase encodes MKRRGHRWKRHRLHGAWTFFRQWLRNPLRTAAVAPSGRELAAAMIAELPDDAQRVIELGGGTGAITRALLARGIHGRDLLVVGLSEELHAHLHARFPQVRVARGDARDLPGIAMRCGFLRDGPVDAIVSGLGFLSMNYAEQQDMLRAAFACLKPGAPFIQFTYGARAPVLEEVARDLRLNVRKGAFVLRNVPPATVFVYRAT; translated from the coding sequence ATGAAGCGGCGCGGCCACCGCTGGAAACGTCACCGCCTGCATGGTGCGTGGACGTTCTTCCGGCAGTGGCTGCGCAATCCGCTGCGCACGGCGGCAGTCGCGCCGTCGGGTCGCGAGCTGGCGGCTGCGATGATCGCCGAACTTCCGGACGACGCGCAGCGCGTGATCGAACTCGGCGGCGGTACCGGCGCGATCACGCGTGCGCTGCTCGCACGTGGCATCCACGGACGCGACCTGCTGGTGGTGGGGCTGAGCGAGGAGCTGCACGCACACCTGCACGCGCGCTTCCCGCAGGTGCGCGTGGCGCGTGGCGACGCGCGCGACCTGCCGGGCATCGCCATGCGCTGCGGTTTCCTGCGCGATGGCCCGGTCGATGCGATCGTCTCGGGCCTGGGGTTCCTGTCGATGAACTACGCCGAGCAGCAGGACATGCTGCGGGCCGCGTTCGCCTGCCTGAAACCCGGCGCACCGTTCATCCAGTTCACTTACGGCGCGCGTGCGCCTGTGCTCGAGGAAGTGGCACGCGACTTGCGATTGAACGTGCGCAAGGGCGCCTTCGTGCTGCGTAACGTGCCTCCCGCCACGGTGTTCGTCTATCGGGCGACATGA
- the rlmKL gene encoding bifunctional 23S rRNA (guanine(2069)-N(7))-methyltransferase RlmK/23S rRNA (guanine(2445)-N(2))-methyltransferase RlmL yields MKFFASCGKGLEYLLADELMALGCARATAAVAGVNVDGTLADAQRAVLWSRLASRVLWPIAEFDCPDENALYAGVAEVAWPDHLAPGHTLAVDAHVSGEAITHARYAAQRVKDAVVDVMRAKTGARPDVDVESPDLRLSLVLRKGRAVLSIDLSGGPMHRRGWRTKQGEAPLKENLAAAVLMRGQWPRVYADGGALLDPMCGSGTLLIEGALMAADVAPGLQRHGHAPPTRWRGFDEAQWNTLVDDARTREAAGMNALRPAFFGRDTDPHAIRAAQDNAVLAGLAGLIDWKTGDIRSLQADALHRENAETPARGVVVCNPPYDARLSADPALYRALGDALKRAVPEWRASLLCGDAELAFATGLRAQKKYQLFNGAIECTLIVCDPVAPPQRKRVDEDGNEQAPTLSEGAQMVVNRLRKNLRKLKSWREREHITCYRAYDADLPEYAAAIDVYTTDEATPRTFLHVQEYAAPAEIPEAVQRRRLNELLAAAREVFGVEREQVAVKTRSRGKGGSKYGQMDSRGELVTVREGDARLRVNLFDYLDTGLFLDHRPMRLRIAAEAEDARFLNLFGYTGAATVHAAVGRARLTTTVDLSATYLEWCADNLRENGIGGTRHRLVQADALTWLEADTQQYDLVFCDPPTFSNSKRAEDFDVQGQHVRLLRAAVARLADGGVLYFSNNFRRFRIDEDAIAQFAQCEEITPRTIPPDFERDARIHRCWRLTRRS; encoded by the coding sequence ATGAAGTTCTTCGCCAGCTGCGGCAAGGGCCTGGAATACCTGCTCGCCGACGAGCTGATGGCGCTGGGCTGTGCGCGCGCGACTGCCGCCGTCGCCGGCGTGAACGTCGATGGCACGCTCGCAGACGCGCAACGCGCGGTGCTGTGGTCGCGACTGGCCAGCCGCGTGCTGTGGCCGATCGCCGAGTTCGACTGCCCCGACGAGAACGCGCTCTACGCCGGTGTCGCCGAAGTCGCGTGGCCGGACCATCTCGCACCCGGCCACACGCTCGCCGTGGACGCCCACGTGTCCGGTGAGGCGATCACGCACGCGCGTTACGCCGCGCAGCGGGTCAAGGACGCCGTGGTCGACGTGATGCGCGCGAAGACCGGCGCGCGTCCCGACGTGGACGTGGAATCGCCCGACCTGCGCCTGAGCCTGGTGCTGCGCAAGGGACGCGCGGTGTTGTCGATCGACCTTTCCGGCGGTCCGATGCACCGTCGCGGTTGGCGCACCAAGCAGGGCGAGGCGCCGCTGAAGGAGAACCTCGCCGCGGCGGTGCTGATGCGTGGCCAATGGCCGCGCGTGTACGCCGATGGCGGCGCGCTGCTGGATCCGATGTGCGGCAGCGGCACGCTGCTGATCGAAGGCGCGCTGATGGCCGCCGATGTCGCGCCGGGCCTGCAACGCCACGGCCATGCGCCGCCGACGCGCTGGCGCGGCTTCGACGAGGCCCAATGGAACACGCTGGTCGACGACGCGCGCACGCGCGAAGCCGCCGGCATGAACGCGCTGCGTCCCGCCTTCTTCGGGCGCGACACCGATCCCCATGCGATCCGCGCCGCGCAGGACAACGCCGTGCTCGCCGGACTGGCGGGTCTGATCGACTGGAAGACCGGCGACATCCGTTCGCTGCAGGCCGACGCGTTGCATCGCGAGAATGCCGAAACGCCCGCGCGTGGCGTGGTCGTATGCAATCCGCCGTATGACGCACGCCTGTCCGCCGATCCCGCGCTGTACCGCGCGCTCGGCGACGCGCTCAAGCGCGCCGTGCCGGAATGGCGCGCGAGCCTGCTGTGCGGCGACGCCGAACTCGCCTTCGCCACCGGCCTGCGCGCGCAGAAGAAGTACCAGCTGTTCAACGGTGCGATCGAGTGCACGCTGATCGTGTGCGATCCGGTCGCGCCGCCGCAGCGCAAGCGTGTCGATGAAGATGGCAACGAACAGGCGCCGACACTGTCGGAAGGCGCGCAGATGGTCGTCAACCGACTGCGCAAGAACCTGCGCAAGCTCAAGAGCTGGCGCGAGCGCGAGCACATCACCTGCTACCGCGCCTACGACGCCGACTTGCCCGAGTACGCGGCCGCCATCGACGTCTACACCACCGACGAAGCGACCCCGCGCACCTTCCTGCACGTGCAGGAATACGCCGCGCCGGCGGAAATCCCCGAAGCGGTGCAGCGTCGCCGCCTCAACGAACTGCTCGCCGCTGCGCGCGAGGTGTTCGGCGTCGAGCGCGAGCAGGTCGCGGTGAAGACGCGCTCGCGCGGCAAGGGCGGCAGCAAGTACGGGCAGATGGATTCGCGCGGCGAGCTGGTCACCGTCCGTGAAGGCGATGCGCGCCTGCGCGTGAACCTCTTCGACTACCTCGACACCGGCCTGTTCCTCGATCATCGCCCGATGCGCCTGCGCATCGCCGCCGAGGCCGAGGACGCGCGATTCCTCAACCTGTTCGGTTACACCGGCGCGGCGACCGTGCATGCGGCGGTCGGCCGCGCGCGCCTGACCACCACCGTCGACCTGTCGGCGACGTACCTGGAATGGTGCGCCGACAACCTGCGCGAGAACGGCATCGGCGGCACGCGCCATCGCCTCGTGCAGGCGGACGCGCTGACCTGGCTGGAAGCGGACACGCAGCAGTACGACCTGGTCTTCTGCGATCCGCCGACGTTCTCCAATTCCAAGCGCGCCGAGGACTTCGACGTGCAGGGACAGCACGTGCGCCTGCTGCGCGCTGCAGTGGCGCGCCTGGCCGATGGCGGCGTGCTGTACTTCTCCAACAACTTCCGTCGTTTCCGCATCGACGAGGACGCGATCGCGCAGTTCGCGCAGTGCGAGGAGATCACGCCGCGCACGATCCCGCCGGACTTCGAGCGCGACGCGCGCATCCACCGCTGCTGGCGTCTGACGCGGCGGAGTTGA
- a CDS encoding MOSC domain-containing protein: MKLPPADSELGKLMATLPRAGRVDWIGLRPKRDVVMDEVDEVVAESGGGLAGDRYSGGSGKRGVTLIQAEHLPVIAALSGHDEVRPATLRRNLVVSGIPLVALKGRRFRIGEVLLEGTDDCDPCSRMEAALGAGGYNAMRGHGGLCARIIEGGTIRRGDTVVAIAD; encoded by the coding sequence ATGAAACTGCCTCCCGCCGACTCCGAGCTCGGCAAACTGATGGCCACGCTGCCGCGCGCCGGTCGCGTGGACTGGATCGGCCTGCGCCCGAAGCGTGATGTCGTCATGGACGAGGTCGATGAAGTCGTCGCCGAATCCGGCGGCGGCCTGGCCGGGGATCGCTACAGCGGCGGCAGCGGCAAGCGCGGCGTGACCCTGATCCAGGCCGAACACCTGCCCGTGATCGCCGCGCTGTCCGGCCACGACGAAGTGCGACCGGCCACGCTGCGACGCAACCTCGTGGTCTCCGGCATTCCGCTGGTCGCGCTGAAGGGACGCCGCTTCCGCATCGGTGAAGTGCTGCTGGAAGGCACCGACGACTGCGATCCGTGCTCGCGCATGGAAGCCGCGCTCGGCGCGGGCGGCTACAACGCGATGCGCGGCCACGGCGGCCTGTGCGCACGCATCATCGAAGGCGGCACGATCCGTCGTGGCGACACCGTCGTCGCCATCGCGGACTGA
- a CDS encoding N-acetylmuramoyl-L-alanine amidase, with translation MPDPPAPPIAFEPLPYQGRLDPRDTGDIDMIVVHCTELPDLPMARRFGEEVLYEGSQTGNSGHYYVDRDGSVHQYVAIERIAHHVRGYNARAIGVELVNRGRYPDWLAASHQAMDEPYTPAQIDALIALVRQLQAQLPSLRFIAGHEDLDTTEVAATDDPDVKVRRKRDPGPRFPWAHVMSRVPLQRMI, from the coding sequence CTGCCCGACCCGCCGGCCCCGCCCATCGCCTTCGAGCCCCTGCCCTACCAGGGCCGTCTCGATCCTCGCGACACGGGCGACATCGACATGATCGTCGTCCACTGCACCGAGCTGCCCGACCTGCCGATGGCGCGCCGGTTCGGCGAAGAAGTCCTGTACGAAGGCTCGCAGACCGGCAACAGCGGCCATTACTACGTGGACCGCGACGGCAGCGTCCACCAGTACGTCGCGATCGAGCGCATCGCCCACCACGTGCGCGGCTATAACGCGCGTGCGATCGGCGTCGAGCTGGTGAATCGCGGTCGCTATCCCGACTGGCTGGCGGCTTCGCACCAGGCGATGGATGAGCCCTACACGCCGGCGCAGATCGACGCGCTGATCGCGCTCGTGCGGCAACTGCAGGCGCAACTGCCCTCGCTGCGGTTCATCGCAGGGCACGAGGACCTGGACACCACCGAAGTCGCGGCCACCGACGATCCCGACGTGAAGGTGCGACGCAAGCGCGATCCGGGTCCGCGCTTCCCGTGGGCGCACGTGATGTCGCGCGTGCCGTTGCAGCGGATGATCTGA
- the rsfS gene encoding ribosome silencing factor, with translation MSTEAQVIKTRLPNPPPPVDAMLKTVHAAVEELKARDVIEIDVRGKSSVTDYMVIASGTSTRHVKSIADEVVKFAKKLDVQPLGVEGEREAEWVLVDLGDVVVHVMLPRVREFYALERLWTVGDQPPDMEEDEEIETRAEGRR, from the coding sequence TTGAGTACCGAAGCGCAAGTCATCAAGACCCGCCTGCCCAACCCGCCGCCGCCGGTGGACGCCATGCTGAAGACCGTGCATGCGGCAGTCGAGGAACTCAAGGCCCGTGATGTCATCGAGATCGATGTGCGAGGCAAGAGCAGCGTCACCGACTACATGGTGATCGCCTCGGGCACTTCCACGCGCCACGTGAAATCCATCGCGGACGAAGTGGTGAAGTTCGCCAAGAAGCTCGACGTCCAGCCGCTGGGCGTGGAAGGCGAGCGCGAGGCCGAATGGGTGCTGGTCGACCTGGGCGACGTGGTGGTCCACGTCATGCTGCCGCGCGTGCGCGAGTTCTACGCGCTCGAACGCCTGTGGACGGTCGGCGACCAGCCGCCGGACATGGAGGAAGACGAAGAAATCGAGACCCGCGCCGAAGGGCGCAGGTAA
- the nadD gene encoding nicotinate-nucleotide adenylyltransferase: MALRVYYGGTFDPVHAGHLAVAREVRDALDARVFLVPAADPPHKDTIHADALMRARMLDLAVAGEPGLKVDRRELGREGPSYTADTLAELRAELGPDVPIVWMLGGDSLLQLHTWHRWRELFDHAHVLAVARPGSSLDPVSVAAHAPEVEAEIGPRRLTAAELNGAPAGGFAVFPLARERPESSTDLRRRIAGGEPWQDGVPAAVAEYIRRHGLYRVRGVTPASL, encoded by the coding sequence ATGGCATTGCGCGTGTACTACGGCGGGACCTTCGATCCGGTGCATGCCGGCCACCTCGCGGTAGCGCGCGAAGTGCGCGACGCGCTCGACGCGCGGGTGTTCCTGGTGCCCGCGGCCGATCCGCCGCACAAGGACACGATCCACGCCGACGCCCTGATGCGCGCGCGCATGCTCGATCTCGCCGTCGCCGGTGAGCCAGGACTCAAGGTCGATCGTCGCGAACTCGGTCGAGAGGGCCCGTCGTACACCGCCGACACGCTGGCCGAACTGCGTGCCGAACTCGGCCCGGACGTGCCCATCGTGTGGATGCTCGGCGGCGATTCGCTGCTGCAGCTGCACACCTGGCATCGCTGGCGCGAGCTGTTCGACCACGCCCACGTGCTGGCGGTCGCCCGGCCGGGCTCGTCGCTGGATCCGGTCTCCGTGGCCGCGCATGCGCCCGAGGTCGAAGCCGAGATCGGCCCGCGCCGCCTCACGGCCGCCGAGCTGAATGGAGCGCCCGCGGGGGGATTCGCCGTGTTCCCGCTCGCGCGCGAGCGCCCGGAGTCCTCAACGGACCTGCGTCGCCGCATCGCGGGCGGTGAACCGTGGCAGGACGGGGTTCCGGCGGCCGTCGCCGAATACATCCGCCGCCACGGGCTCTATCGCGTCCGGGGCGTCACGCCGGCTTCGTTATAA